One Triticum dicoccoides isolate Atlit2015 ecotype Zavitan chromosome 3B, WEW_v2.0, whole genome shotgun sequence genomic window, TCCTTATGTAGTCTACAGTGAAGCCCGGCCGGCCATTTATTTGTCCGACTGAAGCCGAAGCCGAAGCCGAAGCCCATATCGGTGGATGGATGTTGGTTGGTTTCCACTCCTCCTCCGGTCCGGTCCAGTTCGCCATTCCATCCCCGTGGCAACCGCGAGAGAGGGGGATGGCCGCCGTTGCCGGAGCTGGAGCCGGAGGGGGCGACCAGATGCTGCTGCTGCGGCCGCCCCCGCGCCCTCGGAGGCCCCTCGCCACctccgtcgtcacccgcctcctcAAGCCCATGCCCAAGCCCAAGGACAAGCGTAGgagccccgacaacagcgccagcaGCATCGCCTCCTCCACCGTCCCCCGCATCCCCACGCCTCCTCCACCGTCCCCCGCAACTGTCTCCGTCTCTATCTCCGGTTAGAAGAGCAGAGCAGACCACCCGCTTCCCTTCCCTTGCTTATTCAGTGAGAGCTTGCTAGGATTTCGCTGGTTGGCTGGATTGGGGCGGGGATCAGCCTAGCCAAGGGGTGCTGATTGCTGAGTGGTGATTCAGTAAGCTAGGGTTTCGCTGTCTGGATCCGGATGGATCACTTGCTTGCTCCCTTCCCTTAATCGCTCAATTACTTCTGTTTCGTTTCGGTCCTTACTAATCCCATATTCCCATTATGTATGAACTGAACCCATGCTCGCTTAATTATGCATCCATTCCCTCGCTGCCGCATCAATTTCATTTCTGCTACTAATTTGTGCCCTTTACAGTTTAGTTTAGGTTAGTTTGTGCTCTACTGAAGCAACTAGGCAGGCATCCTGTACGTGGATGCTCTGCTCCCAGGGGAGCCAATTGCATCTGTCGCACAACGTTACCACAAGGAATGCTCTGCACAAAATGTGTTTGCTTCACCGACACTATGTAATACTAACGGTGCCCTCTGTTTGTTTCTCTACATTTGGAGCTGAAATTCACTCTGTCTCTTCCTAGTTACTCCCCCTGTACCATAATAAAAGAGCCTTTTTTAcagtacactagtgtaaaaaaacactcttatattatgggacggaggaaataTTATTTTGCTCCTGGTAACAGGAGCACTTTGATTGGTTCCTTTATGTAATAGTTCGATTTCCTTTTCTTTCCGCCAGTAATTAAATGATGCGAGTTAGACCGCTGATTGGttccttcatttgatttgatttcctTCTCTGCCACTAGTTGCCGCGACTAAGGGCAAGGATAAAAGCCACAAGGGAGCTTCAAACTTCCAATACCAATCTAAACAAGGTTCAAAAGGCCAGGTAAGTATCTTGTACATCACCACTCTGCTCAACATGATTTGCTTGTATACGCGTTTCCTGCACTTACTCGACGAATATTGGAAATGCAGCACATCATTTTTAGACCCCTGTGGCTGTGGGCGGGCATTATTACACTGAAAACCATCTAACATTCTAGCTTTAGTAGTCTGCTCCACCTCATGTCTGTGTACTAAAAAAATATCCATACTATCCTTCCTTCATCTGTTCCAGTTTTTCTTATCCTGCTGCTCCTTTATCTTTGTCTGAAACTTTGTATGTGTAAGTAGTGCTCAACACCCAGCATAATCCAAAATAGCAAGTTACAATGGTTATTTCATACTCATTGAGTGATTGGTCTCGCCCTTGCATCCCTACAGTAAAGCTAAGGTGAAGACCGGAGGCGTGCTGCCTGGGCCCTCATCTCCTCCCAGCAAAAACACAAGGAatgtatatatatgcatatatgtcAGGCCTCCCAGCAAAAACACATTGAGTGACTGACTTGTTTATATAGAAATTAAATATGATATCAATCCCTGTTTTCTACCCAGCAGCGGTTCTTTCTCCATTCATGACAGTCTTGGTTCGTTTTCACCCTTGATTTCAAAAAGAAGGTGAACTCTTTCTTATCACCTTGCTGCTGTGTGTGCATAATTTCAGATAACAAGTAAAGAGCAGCCGCAAAGGGAGCCTCTGATCTCCCCGTTGTATGCCTCCAGTAAAACAAAGGTGAAGACTGTGCTGCCTGACGCATCAACACTTGCCAGCAAAAAGACAATGAAGGTATGCGTATATATGAGCTTTCTGCCAAGTATTAGCATGGTGTTATGTTTTTTTTATTTCGCATCGATAGTAACCCTTGCTGTGGTAATTGTGAGGTCTCTCCCTGTTTTGCTACTCCTTGGAGCTTTCCCGATTCTTGAAACTGCTTTTGGTTTATATCGAAAAGAAGGCGAAGTGTTTCTGATTACCTCGCTGATGTGTCTGCATTTtaggtaacaaggaaatagcagacGTGCACAGAGCCTTTGATCTCCCCCTTGTATGGTTCCAGCAAAACGAAGGCGGGGACTTGAGACGGGCTGTCTGGGGCATCGTCACATGCCAGCAAAAAGACAAGAAAAGTAAATCTGGGAAGAAGAGAAGGCAGACATAATGGAGGAGATGAGCTGCGATGAGGAGTCCCCGGTACCAAGTGTGCATTGCAACAGAGCAATGAATTGAGGGCAATGTGCATATGGATTCAGCCCTAAAATTGCTGACGAAATCTGAATGTTCAACCATAATAGCAAGCACTTTATGCTCAAAACTAGCTCTGATGATATGTTGCACATCATCATCACATCTAATTTTGACCAAACCATCTGCAATTGATTTGTTAGGCAAGCACCACTAAATTTTGTGCTCATCACTTCATATCCCAAGCAAGTCGGGAGCTCTGGAATGACAGCATATGAGAATGTGGTAGCATAAACATAATCAAGAAACTCCACTGAAGGGTCCCAGTATTCCAAATTACTTATTGGTCCATAGAAAATTCCACCATGCTCAagttgacactactagggaaaaccctagtagtagcgcgggttttgaggctatcagcagcgcgggcacccatgctaccaataaggcgctacagctaactgttagtagtagcgatgtctgtgcccgcgctactactattgactacaTCAGTAGCGCGTTttcggaacgcgctactattagttagctgtagcaaATTTCCTGAGCCCacgctactgttatatctttcaccatttccccactccagcttcaataaactgcaatttccagatactaggtactactagatatcaatttcataaagcattataggtactaggtagtactccctcggttccaattgactcatcgtggttttagttcaaattggaactaaaaccacgacgagtaatttggaaccgagggagtactagataacaatttcatatatactcaacatgcatcctcaagcagtacaaggtgacatcgacgacgatcatcatatgtagttctagatgatatcgacgacgatcatcatatgtagttctacatgatatcgacgatgatcatcatatgtagttctagatgatatagccacacacacatatgtagttctagatgatatcgacgacgatcatcatcctcaagcctgggcggtgggtgttcctgatagtaattaggatggcctgtccaacacgaagattcttgccaacgaggaatctcttccacccaaccgagtttaagtgtgtgcgaccgtctgtgtccatgtggtaagtacaggtggtgacggagccccttccgGTAAGGCGtaatccagctgagccttcttcatcaggctcgataccacaactcacagataggttctttggcaatttctgaataagaaaaacatatcaattaataaatagcctcacacatactcttgcaaatatatttctattaagtctagatttctacactatcaaaagacactgtattatgcatttgtactaattaatcatgaattctactaataagtatatatggattatctacactattaatagttccttgaattctacactaataagcatgtgatcagactctacactaaagcatatcaacgactagattccacaaaacatatcattggactctacactaagcatatcatcggatagtttgcatttgtaagtataacataccatatcatgtcgatcgatcatggtacttgtcaggcgggtcacgaatggcaccccgacaaagtcagcacgtggtggaattatgtcccataggttgcacacctcctcctcgctcaacctcattctctgagctacgatggcttcatgaagtgggttctcatcatcttcatcgagtgggtcctcattatcttcatcatcttcttcatctgcatcatcttcgtcatcttcatcatcttcgtcatcttcatcatcttcatcatcttccaccaggttgagataaatgacagccagcttgggtctttctgctctgaaggagaagctgatcaactcaccaccagtaagacgcatgcgggcgaggaaacgggcccatccatctcctccaatctgcgacatattgcgtcctttctcgacctctatAGTCTACGGCCCCCAGGTGCCTCAAATGtcgcagtgtctcctgtcagcttgttgaatgtcaacctcacattgcatgggacgatctgtgtaagaaaagtaaaatgacacaatgcagtaatgccaacactaaaaataaagtagttgttacatttcatctaatttcttaccgccgcatgacgaaaactcggctggaagtagatgccaaacagcttgccagttgcaaggctgctggcgcaccttgacttgcacagtcgacatagtggtggtggtggtggcgccattttcctaaagcaatatgagcaaaggattaatgattcacttcacaggaaagaaaaatagtagcatagtggtggtggcgccattttatggacatattagatgacaaggtaccacgtaccaaagcatttcggtggcacctattgccgaaaaaataacaataaaatggttcatactaaatcaactaaatcaactagcatactaaatccactagcatactaaatcaactaaatcaaaatgttctaaatcaactaaatcaactagcctactaaatcaactaaatcaactagcctactaaatcaactaaatcaactagcctactaaatcaactaaatcaaaatgttctaaatcaactacattaactagcctactaaatcaactaaatcagaatgttgcatatcaactaaatcataatgttgcatatgaactagcctactaaatcaaaatgtagcagggaggagagagaaggaggggcgactcgaggagggagaagagagtaggatggaggaggaaggcggagcgaggaggggctggccggcagcgagtggagggagaatggaggaggaaggcggagcgaggaggggtcggccagcggcgagtggagggagaatggaggaggaaggcagagcgaggaggggTCGGCCAGTGGCGAGTGGAGGGAGAATGGAGGACGAAGGTGGAGCGAGGAGGGGTCGGCCAGCGGTGagcggagggaggacggaggaggaggccgatatcgagtccagcgaggaggatgaggtgacggcggtgcagatcggaggaggggcgacgggggaggactgGCGGCGCAGGGGTTGAGAGGGAgagatcgagtgtgtgtgtgagtgtgatctggaTCGGATATGTGAGTggggggagatggaatggcttagcggtagcgcgctatagcaaaatgcgctactgctatacgacctatcagtagcgcctttggccgagaacgcgctactgctatgtcagACATAGACATAAAAATACAATGATCATCAattgtctttttgtgtacaatctgatttgtcaataggaaTCCTCGACGGTTGGTTTAAGAACAGGGGAGgattcctattgcggccacagatcctatacatagagttcaatgaagaccaagtgcttgtgaaagttgtagaagtaacatatttaaggtggtacaaactctcttcacggagcgaggtgggactaaatttttgtagtaacctTAGTAGAAGCGATTATTGCGtaaatgcgctgctgctacgatccgtagcagcagcgcgctttgtaTTAACGCACTGCTGCTATAATTGGCCTCGtggcggcgtcgtgggaattttagcagtagtGCGTCCTAGAGTgtgcgcgctactgataaacttgtacCAGCAACGAGTTTTGATAGCGAGTGCTACTGCTAcgtagcagcagcgcctgattttaaagcgcgctgctggtaagattctatgtataggcttttccctagtagtgtgaagtGTAAAGAAAGTGGTGTCCACCATTTGTCCATTTGTTGAATCATACACCACATCAAATAAGTGTACACTGTGAGCACTTACCTTTAGCATCAACATAAGTGAAAAACAAAGATGTATATAGTTAACTAGATTTTTCAGTCCACTGTAGTTAACTGGACAAATCTGTGAAGTGTAGTTAActgaaaaaattcagttaacttcagGGAACTGAAAATTTTAGTTAACTACCGTGAACTTAAAAATTCAGTCAAATGAAAAAATTCAGTTAACGTGAGCAGACTGAATTAGGTAGCATTGAACAGAAGCAATTGGTGGCATTGCACACATGAGCATGAGCATGACCATTGCAAACCTAAGCATGAGCATTGAACACCTGAGCATGAGCATGACCattgcccatcattggaatatacaagccatattctataatgaaaaattcccactagtatatgaatgtgacaaaataggagactctctataatgaagagcatagtgctactttgaagcacaagtgtggtaaaaggatagtaacattgtcccttctctcttttctctcaatttttggtgagcttctttggcctcttttttttttgtaAACTACGGAGacacatcccaacttgtgagggaatcatagcttccgtcatcctttcctcatttgggacaatgctctaataatgaagatcatcacacttttatttcttacaactcaagaattacaactcgatactagaaaaatatatgactctatatgaatgcctctggcagtgtaccgggatgtgctatGATCAAGATTGAtatgtataaaaaaatatgaaggatggctttgccacaaatactatgccaactacatgatcatgcaaagaaatatgacaatgatggcgcttgtcataataaacggaaccttGAAAGTTTTatagcaatatatctcagaatggctatggaaatgccatgataggtaggtatggtggctgtttaagaaaggatatatggtgggtttaatgcaccggcgaaagttgcacggtactggagaggctagcaatggtgaaagggtgagagtgcgtataatcaatggactcaacattagtcataaagaactcacatacttattgcaaaagtctataagTCATCAcaacaaagcactacacgcatactcctaggggaagggttggtaggagttaaccatcacgcaatcccgacctccacacaaaggatggcaatcaaaaaataaatcatgctccgacttcatcacataacggttcaccttacatgcatgctacgggaatcataaactttaacacaagtatttctaccaatccacaattactcactagcatgtctctaatatcaccatctttatgtctcaaaaaaaatgcaaggaatcaaacttctcatagtattcgatgctcttttttatgaaagtttttattatatccgtcttggatgcctatcacattaggactaaattcacgacataagttcatcaatttctataaaataaagccaccgccgcgctctaaaaatatataggtgaagcactagagcatgttgcctagctcaagagatataagtgaagcacatagagtattctaataaattcatgattaatgtgtgtccctctcaaaaggtgggtacaacaaggatgattgtggcaaactaaaaagaaaataagcatatcatacaagatgctccaaccaaaacacatatcatgtggtgaataaaaatatagcctcaagtaaatttaccgatggatagaAGACAAaacaggggatgccatccggggcatccccaagcttagatgcttggttgtccttgaacattaccttggggtgccttgggcatccccaagcttaggctcttgtcactccttattctgttGACCATCAACTCTTTACCCaaaccttgaaaacttcacaatacaaaactcaacagaatactcgtaagctccattagtataagaaaagcaaatcaccactttagatACTGTTGTgacctcattctaaatttatattagtgttatgtctactatattacaacttctccatggttcataccccccgacactaccaatagattcatcaaaataagcaaacaacac contains:
- the LOC119278506 gene encoding uncharacterized protein LOC119278506, which codes for MAAVAGAGAGGGDQMLLLRPPPRPRRPLATSVVTRLLKPMPKPKDKRRSPDNSASSIASSTVPRIPTPPPPSPATVSVSISVAATKGKDKSHKGASNFQYQSKQGSKGQITSKEQPQREPLISPLYASSKTKVKTVLPDASTLASKKTMKVTRK